A stretch of Paludisphaera borealis DNA encodes these proteins:
- a CDS encoding TPR end-of-group domain-containing protein, with the protein MGEPNDWTGDYSADRPSRDTSTRRLREQSQRDFEIEFLAGILERDPYFVDALRVHATNLAAKGQYSRALQLDRRLVRLLPEDAIAWYNLACSYALLGMIDPAFAGLQRALELGYRCQERLRHDADLKTLRQDPRFYRLIRRFEFIF; encoded by the coding sequence ATGGGCGAACCGAACGATTGGACGGGAGATTATTCTGCGGATCGCCCGTCTCGCGACACTTCCACGCGTCGGCTGCGCGAACAATCCCAGCGCGACTTCGAAATCGAGTTCCTGGCTGGGATTCTCGAGCGCGACCCTTATTTCGTCGACGCCCTCCGGGTTCACGCCACCAACCTGGCGGCCAAGGGCCAATATTCCCGCGCCTTGCAACTCGACCGCCGCCTCGTCCGGCTCCTGCCCGAAGACGCAATCGCCTGGTACAACCTAGCTTGTAGCTACGCCTTGCTGGGGATGATCGATCCCGCCTTCGCCGGCCTGCAACGGGCCCTCGAACTTGGCTATCGCTGTCAGGAGCGGCTGCGACACGACGCCGACCTGAAGACGCTGCGTCAGGACCCTCGGTTCTACCGCCTGATCCGGCGGTTCGAATTCATCTTCTGA
- a CDS encoding purine-nucleoside phosphorylase, with amino-acid sequence MTHHDWEQVQQATRTVRSAWRGSPKIGLVLGTGLGALAGEIESAVAIPYPEIPHFPRATVESHKGQLVCGELAGGSVVAMEGRFHLYEGYTPAQVTFPIRVMKELGCELLIVSNACGGLNPQFAKGDLMVIEDHINLLGANPLIGPNDDRLGPRFPDMIEPYDRALQDLALRVALEANIVAHRGVYVAVTGPNLETRAEYRFLRGIGADVVGMSTIPEVVTAVHAGIKVLGFSIVTDMCLPDALKPVRIEEIIAVANQAEAKLRTIVRGVLERWRA; translated from the coding sequence ATGACCCATCACGACTGGGAGCAGGTTCAACAGGCCACGCGGACGGTGCGGTCGGCATGGCGGGGGAGTCCCAAGATCGGCCTCGTGCTGGGCACCGGCCTGGGCGCGCTGGCCGGGGAGATCGAGTCGGCCGTCGCCATCCCGTATCCCGAGATCCCCCACTTCCCGCGCGCGACGGTCGAGAGCCACAAGGGCCAGCTCGTCTGCGGCGAACTGGCCGGCGGTTCGGTGGTCGCGATGGAGGGCCGGTTCCACCTCTACGAAGGCTACACGCCCGCCCAGGTGACGTTCCCGATCCGGGTGATGAAGGAGCTGGGCTGCGAGCTGCTGATCGTCTCCAACGCCTGCGGCGGGCTGAACCCGCAGTTTGCGAAGGGTGATCTGATGGTGATCGAGGACCACATCAACCTCCTCGGCGCCAACCCCCTGATTGGTCCCAACGACGATCGCCTCGGCCCCCGGTTCCCCGACATGATCGAGCCCTACGACCGGGCGCTCCAGGACCTGGCGCTGCGGGTCGCGCTCGAGGCGAACATCGTGGCGCATCGCGGGGTCTACGTGGCGGTGACCGGCCCCAACCTGGAGACCCGGGCCGAGTACCGGTTCCTCCGCGGCATCGGCGCCGACGTCGTCGGCATGTCGACGATCCCCGAGGTGGTGACCGCCGTTCACGCCGGGATCAAGGTGCTGGGCTTCTCGATCGTCACCGACATGTGCCTGCCCGACGCCCTGAAGCCGGTTCGCATCGAAGAGATCATCGCCGTCGCCAACCAGGCCGAGGCCAAGCTCAGGACCATCGTCCGGGGCGTGCTGGAACGCTGGCGGGCCTGA
- a CDS encoding class I tRNA ligase family protein, with protein MSTNAKPYKETLNLPSTEFDMKANLTVREPKIQALWQEQDLYGQIRQARAKSPRRVLHDGPPYANGEIHMGTALNKMLKDFVVRSLTMRGFDSPYIPGWDCHGLPIEHKVVKDLGSKAATLSQAEIRSLCQTEALKWVDVQRKQFRRLGVMGDWENPYLTLDPRYEAGILDVLADLLDGGYVFRQLKPIHWCISDRTALAEAELEYHDETTPSVYVNFAMVSGVPAAWTEADGSTDADWRAMIWTTTPGPCRPTSPSPPTPTSTTRECGTTTPTPA; from the coding sequence ATGTCCACCAACGCCAAGCCCTACAAAGAGACTCTGAACCTGCCGTCGACCGAGTTCGACATGAAGGCGAACCTGACCGTCCGCGAGCCGAAGATCCAGGCTCTCTGGCAGGAGCAGGACCTCTACGGGCAGATTCGCCAGGCCCGGGCCAAGAGCCCGCGCCGGGTGCTCCACGACGGACCGCCGTACGCCAACGGCGAGATCCACATGGGCACCGCGCTCAATAAGATGCTCAAGGACTTCGTCGTCCGCTCGCTCACGATGCGCGGGTTCGACAGCCCGTACATCCCCGGCTGGGACTGCCACGGCCTGCCGATCGAGCACAAGGTCGTCAAGGATCTCGGCTCCAAGGCCGCGACCCTGAGCCAGGCCGAGATCCGGTCGCTCTGCCAGACCGAGGCGCTGAAGTGGGTCGACGTCCAGCGCAAGCAGTTCCGCCGCCTCGGCGTGATGGGCGACTGGGAGAACCCCTACCTGACCCTCGATCCCCGCTACGAGGCCGGCATCCTCGACGTCCTGGCCGACCTGCTCGACGGCGGCTACGTCTTCCGCCAGCTCAAGCCGATCCACTGGTGCATCTCGGACCGCACGGCGCTGGCCGAGGCCGAGCTGGAATACCACGACGAGACCACGCCGAGCGTCTACGTGAACTTCGCGATGGTCTCGGGCGTCCCCGCCGCCTGGACCGAGGCCGACGGCTCGACCGACGCCGACTGGCGGGCGATGATCTGGACCACCACCCCTGGACCCTGCCGGCCAACGTCGCCATCGCCGCCCACGCCGACCTCAACTACGCGGGAGTGCGGTACAACGACCCCGACACCGGCATGA
- the aroF gene encoding 3-deoxy-7-phosphoheptulonate synthase, producing the protein MIVVMKPDATGAQIEHMRQHITSLGMTPQVITGQHQTVIAALGEERAGLTEALEPGEGVEKVLPIMAPYKRASSELKRERTVVKALGFEVGGKKVAVIAGPCSVESEEQIVSIARKLKELGATALRGGAFKPRTSPYSFQGHKEKGLQMLAAARAETGLAIVTEVMAPEHVPMVAEYADVLQIGARNMQNYQLLQAVGDSGKPTLLKRGMSATIDEFLLAAEYILDRGNPNVILCERGIRTYEEHTRFTLPLATVPYLNDKSHLPVVVDPSHGTGKAKLVAPMSKASVAAGADGLIIEVHEDPEHAASDGAQTITPAAFGQLMAQCRRIAEAVDRTM; encoded by the coding sequence GTGATCGTGGTTATGAAGCCGGACGCGACCGGGGCGCAGATCGAACACATGCGACAACACATCACTTCGCTGGGGATGACCCCGCAGGTCATTACCGGGCAGCATCAAACAGTCATCGCGGCGCTCGGCGAGGAACGCGCCGGGCTGACCGAGGCTCTTGAGCCCGGCGAGGGGGTCGAGAAGGTCTTGCCGATCATGGCGCCGTACAAGCGGGCCTCGTCCGAGCTGAAGCGCGAGCGGACCGTGGTCAAGGCGCTCGGCTTCGAGGTCGGCGGCAAGAAGGTCGCGGTGATCGCCGGCCCGTGCTCGGTCGAGAGCGAGGAGCAGATCGTCAGCATCGCCCGCAAGCTCAAGGAGCTGGGCGCGACCGCGCTGCGCGGCGGCGCGTTCAAGCCGCGCACCAGCCCGTACAGCTTCCAGGGGCACAAGGAGAAGGGCCTCCAGATGCTGGCGGCGGCCCGGGCCGAGACCGGCCTGGCGATCGTGACCGAGGTCATGGCGCCCGAGCACGTACCGATGGTCGCCGAGTACGCCGACGTCCTCCAGATCGGCGCCCGCAACATGCAGAACTACCAGTTGCTCCAGGCCGTCGGCGACTCGGGCAAGCCGACCCTCCTGAAGCGCGGGATGAGCGCGACGATCGACGAGTTCCTCCTCGCCGCCGAGTACATCCTCGATCGCGGCAATCCCAACGTGATCCTCTGCGAGCGCGGCATCCGCACTTACGAAGAGCACACCCGGTTCACGCTGCCTTTGGCCACGGTCCCCTACCTCAACGACAAGAGCCACCTGCCGGTCGTGGTCGACCCGTCCCACGGAACGGGCAAGGCGAAGCTGGTCGCGCCGATGTCGAAGGCGTCGGTCGCCGCGGGCGCCGACGGCCTGATCATCGAGGTTCACGAGGACCCTGAACACGCCGCCAGCGACGGCGCCCAGACCATCACCCCCGCCGCCTTCGGCCAGCTCATGGCCCAGTGCCGCCGTATCGCCGAGGCCGTCGACCGGACGATGTGA
- a CDS encoding isoleucine--tRNA ligase has protein sequence MRYNDPDTGMTVRVILAADLVAKVMGLRKIADFTEVGRCKGRALEHAQYRHPFIDRISPIVLANYVSVEDGTGLVHTAPGHGGEDYQTGRAYQLPVLSPVDPAGKFTAEAPEWLVGQQVFAANPKVVEHLRQSGALYFEQPLTHSYPHCWRCKKPVIFRATEQWFVGVDRNDLRGRTLEAIRNDVNWLPSWGQSRIEAMVSLRPDWCISRQRSWGVPIPALGCTSCHTQLLTADTVRHFRDLFRAEGADAWFTKSAEEIAPPGASCPSCGGTSFRKEGDILDVWFESGSSHRAVLAGDFELGFPAFMYLEGSDQHRGWFQSSILTSVGTRGKAPFETVLTHGFVVDDKGAKMAKSGGNAVAAVKATEQYGADVLRLMFASMDFADDIRISERAIKETSESYRKIRNTFRYLLGNLEDYETLDPSSVDVSTLHELDLWALGQLNNVVRDVVAAYERFEFYRVYQRIYQFFSVELSSFYLDVLKDRLYAEAPAGPDRVAAQFVLSRLHDVLVRLLAPIIPHTGEELWGYLPAGQGYPASVHLAKFPEPDPRWDDADRDARWTTLLEARDAVLKSLEALRKDKTIGSAQEASVVISAAEADLPLLEAHRDLLATLCIVSELDVKAASTPAPGGERFQVAAVRSPHGKCERCWNYRSTVGQNTEHPTLCERCARVITAQAEKGPAK, from the coding sequence GTGCGGTACAACGACCCCGACACCGGCATGACGGTCCGCGTCATCCTGGCCGCCGACCTCGTCGCCAAGGTCATGGGCCTGCGGAAGATCGCCGACTTCACCGAGGTCGGCCGCTGCAAGGGGAGGGCACTTGAACACGCCCAGTATCGGCACCCGTTCATCGACCGGATCTCGCCGATCGTGCTGGCGAACTACGTCAGCGTCGAGGACGGCACCGGCCTGGTCCACACCGCGCCCGGGCACGGCGGCGAGGACTACCAGACCGGCCGGGCCTACCAGCTTCCGGTCCTCAGCCCCGTCGACCCCGCGGGCAAGTTCACGGCCGAGGCCCCCGAGTGGCTCGTGGGCCAGCAGGTGTTCGCCGCCAATCCCAAGGTGGTCGAGCATCTGAGGCAGTCGGGCGCCCTCTACTTCGAGCAGCCGCTGACGCACAGCTACCCCCACTGCTGGCGCTGCAAGAAGCCGGTGATCTTCCGGGCGACCGAGCAATGGTTCGTCGGCGTCGACCGCAACGACCTGCGCGGTCGGACCCTCGAAGCGATCCGCAACGACGTCAACTGGCTGCCGTCGTGGGGCCAGTCGCGGATCGAGGCGATGGTGTCGCTCCGGCCCGACTGGTGCATCAGCCGGCAGCGGTCGTGGGGCGTGCCGATCCCCGCCCTCGGCTGCACGAGCTGCCACACCCAGTTGCTCACCGCCGACACGGTCCGTCATTTCCGCGACCTCTTCCGGGCCGAGGGCGCCGACGCCTGGTTCACCAAGTCGGCCGAGGAGATCGCGCCGCCGGGGGCGTCGTGTCCCAGTTGCGGCGGCACGAGCTTCCGCAAGGAGGGGGACATCCTCGACGTCTGGTTCGAGAGCGGGTCGAGCCACCGCGCGGTGCTCGCCGGCGACTTCGAGCTGGGCTTCCCCGCGTTCATGTACCTGGAAGGCTCTGACCAGCATCGCGGCTGGTTCCAGTCGTCGATCCTGACCTCCGTGGGGACCCGGGGTAAGGCCCCGTTCGAGACCGTCCTGACCCACGGGTTCGTGGTCGACGACAAGGGCGCGAAGATGGCGAAATCGGGCGGCAACGCCGTGGCCGCCGTCAAGGCGACCGAGCAATACGGCGCCGACGTCCTCCGCCTGATGTTCGCGAGCATGGACTTCGCCGACGACATCCGGATCAGCGAACGGGCGATCAAGGAGACATCCGAATCGTACCGAAAAATCCGCAACACCTTCCGCTACCTCCTCGGCAACCTCGAAGACTATGAGACCCTCGACCCGTCGAGCGTCGACGTCTCGACCCTGCACGAGCTGGACCTCTGGGCGCTGGGACAGCTCAACAACGTAGTCCGCGACGTGGTCGCGGCCTACGAGCGGTTCGAGTTCTACCGGGTCTATCAGCGGATCTACCAGTTCTTCTCGGTCGAGCTTTCGAGCTTCTATCTGGACGTCCTCAAGGACCGCCTCTACGCCGAAGCGCCCGCCGGCCCCGACCGCGTCGCCGCTCAGTTCGTCCTGTCGCGGCTGCACGACGTCCTGGTCCGGCTGCTGGCCCCGATCATCCCGCACACCGGCGAGGAACTGTGGGGCTACCTCCCCGCCGGGCAGGGCTATCCGGCCAGCGTCCACCTGGCGAAGTTCCCCGAGCCCGACCCGCGCTGGGACGACGCCGACCGCGACGCACGGTGGACGACGCTCCTCGAAGCCCGCGACGCCGTCCTCAAGTCGCTGGAAGCTCTCCGCAAGGACAAGACGATCGGCAGCGCCCAGGAAGCTTCGGTGGTGATCTCGGCCGCCGAGGCCGATCTGCCGCTCCTGGAAGCGCATCGCGACCTCCTGGCCACGCTCTGCATCGTGTCGGAACTCGACGTCAAAGCCGCCTCGACGCCGGCCCCAGGGGGCGAGCGGTTCCAGGTTGCGGCCGTCCGGTCGCCGCACGGCAAGTGCGAGCGGTGCTGGAACTACCGGTCGACGGTCGGCCAGAACACCGAGCACCCGACGCTCTGCGAGCGGTGCGCCCGGGTGATCACGGCCCAGGCCGAGAAAGGCCCGGCCAAATGA
- the purN gene encoding phosphoribosylglycinamide formyltransferase: protein MTDTGRKSPIRLAVCASGGGTSLQNLLDRIAAGQLDAEVVQVVASRPNIGAIARAEKAGIPVAVAVSAKHAPAEYTAAVFDPIRANKADLVLFAGFLALVDIPADYEGRVMNIHPALIPSFCGKGYYGQRVHQAAIDYGVKVSGCTVHFADDTYDTGPIILQRSVPVLETDDAHALAARVFEAECQALPEAVALFAAGRLKIEGRRVRILPPGDPRP, encoded by the coding sequence ATGACCGACACAGGCCGCAAGTCGCCGATCCGCCTGGCCGTCTGCGCGTCGGGCGGCGGCACGTCGCTGCAAAACCTGCTCGACCGGATCGCCGCCGGCCAGCTCGACGCCGAGGTCGTGCAGGTCGTGGCCAGCCGGCCGAACATCGGCGCGATCGCCAGGGCCGAGAAGGCTGGCATTCCGGTCGCCGTCGCGGTGTCGGCGAAACACGCGCCGGCCGAATACACCGCCGCCGTCTTCGACCCGATCCGGGCGAACAAGGCCGACCTGGTCCTGTTCGCCGGCTTCCTCGCCCTGGTCGACATCCCCGCCGACTACGAAGGACGGGTGATGAACATCCATCCCGCCCTGATCCCGTCGTTCTGCGGCAAGGGGTATTACGGCCAGCGGGTGCATCAGGCGGCCATCGACTACGGCGTCAAGGTGAGCGGCTGCACGGTCCACTTCGCCGACGACACCTACGACACCGGCCCGATCATCCTCCAGCGCTCCGTCCCGGTCCTCGAAACCGACGACGCCCACGCGCTGGCCGCCCGGGTCTTCGAGGCCGAATGCCAGGCCCTCCCCGAAGCCGTCGCCCTCTTCGCCGCCGGCCGCCTCAAGATCGAAGGCCGGCGCGTCCGCATCCTCCCTCCCGGCGACCCCCGACCCTGA
- a CDS encoding glycoside hydrolase family 127 protein has translation MKPATRSLLSGLMVLWLATSARSAPIEPVPFRVPAKLADVAQVVSPARIQLDGWLGARVKANATKRLLNVDVEPLLAGYRKKPGSHPWIGEHIGKWLHAATLAWVNNGDPALKDKLDKVVAELVACQEPDGYLGTYVPEKRFGLYQEADWDVWSHKYNLIGLLTYHQYTGSQPALDACRRMANLLASTFPAKRSILAAGTQVGMASTSVLEPIVLLYRFTGEARYLDFARYIVKSWDEPNGPKVLASLAAGKGVNETGNGKAYEMLSNLVGLCELARATGDRSYLDPVIHAWEDVVANRLYLTGSASDGEHFHADHVLPNRVSAHVGETCVTTTWIQLSLQLLRLTGENRYGDELDRAFYNHLTAAQHPDGDDWCYYTALEGRKPYDAGITCCHSSGPRGMALAVQSAYLETRWEDYDAVLVNTLETSRATLTRDGQEIVVEQKSGFPREGRSTLAVRSAKPARLAIRIRKPSWSSRLTVSSKGSSASLNILPDGSVVVVSDAWQPDTVTDIHFELNSRLVPGGISNPGRAAMTWGPFVLAYDEARNPGGVPARTVGLVENERLELLPGPNLAFRGPAVGRDSGDPRPAVFVPFADAGSTGEVYRVWLRAPGVALAKNESLLADAEESASRDGNVGGAINDGDPENFVVTFNGRKATEDWYALSLREPATIARVVYRHGQSFHDGGWFDASHGKPRVQVRREKDGPWETVGELADYPAATSAKAPDLKPGQAFELRMKEPVTARAIRIIGTPASGDNPDQAFSSCGEIEAFGK, from the coding sequence ATGAAACCCGCGACGCGATCTCTCCTTTCCGGCCTGATGGTTCTTTGGTTGGCGACCTCCGCCCGGTCGGCGCCGATCGAGCCGGTTCCGTTCCGGGTTCCGGCGAAGCTCGCCGATGTGGCCCAGGTGGTCTCGCCGGCGCGCATCCAGCTCGACGGCTGGCTCGGCGCGCGGGTGAAGGCCAACGCCACCAAACGCCTTCTCAACGTCGACGTCGAGCCGCTGCTGGCGGGCTATCGCAAGAAGCCGGGGAGCCACCCTTGGATCGGCGAGCACATCGGCAAGTGGCTGCACGCGGCGACGTTGGCCTGGGTCAACAACGGCGACCCGGCCTTGAAGGACAAGCTCGATAAGGTCGTCGCCGAGCTGGTCGCCTGCCAGGAGCCCGACGGCTACCTCGGCACCTACGTTCCCGAGAAACGGTTCGGGCTTTACCAGGAGGCCGACTGGGACGTCTGGTCGCACAAGTACAACCTGATCGGCCTGCTGACCTACCACCAGTACACCGGCAGCCAACCCGCGCTCGACGCCTGCCGTCGGATGGCCAATCTCCTGGCGTCGACGTTTCCCGCCAAGCGGAGCATCCTTGCGGCAGGGACGCAGGTCGGCATGGCGTCGACGAGCGTTCTGGAGCCGATCGTTCTGCTCTACCGGTTCACGGGCGAGGCCCGTTACCTCGACTTCGCCCGCTACATCGTCAAGTCGTGGGACGAGCCGAACGGACCCAAGGTGCTGGCCTCGCTCGCGGCCGGAAAAGGGGTGAACGAGACCGGCAACGGCAAGGCGTATGAGATGCTCTCGAACCTCGTCGGCCTTTGCGAGCTGGCACGGGCCACGGGCGACCGGAGCTATCTCGACCCGGTGATCCATGCCTGGGAGGACGTCGTCGCCAACCGGCTGTATCTCACCGGCTCGGCGAGCGACGGCGAGCACTTCCACGCCGACCACGTCCTGCCGAACCGGGTGAGCGCCCACGTCGGCGAGACCTGCGTGACGACGACCTGGATTCAGCTCTCGCTTCAGTTGCTCCGGCTGACAGGTGAGAATCGCTACGGCGACGAACTCGACCGCGCGTTCTACAACCATCTAACCGCCGCCCAGCACCCGGACGGAGACGACTGGTGCTACTACACGGCCCTCGAAGGCCGCAAGCCGTACGACGCGGGGATCACCTGCTGTCACTCCAGCGGCCCGCGCGGGATGGCCCTCGCCGTGCAGTCGGCCTATCTGGAGACGCGCTGGGAGGACTACGACGCGGTCCTCGTCAACACCCTTGAGACGTCGCGCGCGACCCTGACGCGCGACGGTCAGGAGATCGTGGTCGAGCAAAAGAGCGGGTTTCCGCGCGAGGGGCGATCGACGCTCGCCGTGCGATCGGCCAAGCCGGCTCGGCTCGCGATCCGGATTCGGAAGCCTTCTTGGAGTTCGCGCTTGACGGTCTCGTCCAAGGGCTCGTCAGCGTCGCTGAACATCCTACCGGACGGCTCGGTCGTGGTCGTCTCGGACGCCTGGCAACCCGACACGGTGACGGATATCCATTTCGAACTGAATTCCAGGCTCGTTCCCGGCGGCATCTCGAATCCGGGGCGAGCCGCGATGACCTGGGGGCCGTTCGTTCTGGCTTACGACGAGGCCCGGAACCCCGGCGGCGTCCCGGCCCGAACCGTGGGGTTGGTGGAGAACGAGCGCCTGGAGTTGCTTCCGGGACCCAATCTCGCGTTCCGCGGGCCGGCGGTCGGACGCGATTCGGGCGATCCCAGGCCGGCCGTGTTCGTCCCGTTCGCCGACGCCGGCTCGACCGGCGAGGTTTATCGCGTCTGGCTCCGGGCCCCCGGCGTCGCGCTGGCGAAAAATGAGTCGCTCCTGGCCGACGCGGAGGAAAGCGCCTCGCGCGACGGCAACGTCGGTGGGGCGATCAACGACGGCGATCCCGAGAACTTCGTCGTGACCTTCAACGGTCGCAAGGCGACGGAAGACTGGTACGCCCTGTCGCTCCGCGAGCCCGCGACGATCGCCCGCGTCGTCTACCGCCACGGCCAGTCGTTCCACGACGGCGGCTGGTTCGACGCCAGCCACGGCAAGCCCCGGGTGCAAGTCCGTCGCGAGAAGGACGGCCCCTGGGAGACCGTCGGCGAGCTGGCCGACTACCCGGCCGCGACCTCGGCCAAAGCGCCCGACCTCAAACCGGGCCAGGCGTTCGAGCTGCGCATGAAAGAGCCCGTCACCGCCCGCGCCATCCGCATCATCGGCACGCCGGCCTCGGGCGACAACCCCGATCAAGCCTTCTCGTCCTGCGGCGAAATCGAGGCGTTCGGGAAGTGA
- the bshB1 gene encoding bacillithiol biosynthesis deacetylase BshB1: protein MLDALVVAPHPDDAELGVGGTIVRLSKQGWKVGVLDLTSGEPTPLGSLERRAAETAAANAHLGNPWRKNLGLPNRSLEPTLANRRALAAVFRQVRPRLIFAPYWEDAHPDHLAATKLVEDARFWSKLSKSDIPGEPFHPARILYYFSVHLRIVERPSLVLDVSDEIDAKVAAMRCYRSQLVDNQPAGRPGVIDSVCDRTRFWGHMVGVGHAEPFASREPVGLGRLDSLLL from the coding sequence ATGCTTGACGCCTTGGTCGTTGCGCCTCATCCCGACGACGCCGAACTCGGCGTGGGTGGAACGATCGTCCGCCTCTCCAAACAGGGCTGGAAGGTCGGCGTCCTCGACCTCACCAGCGGCGAGCCGACGCCCCTGGGAAGCCTTGAGCGCCGGGCCGCCGAGACCGCCGCCGCCAATGCGCACCTGGGAAACCCCTGGCGGAAGAACCTGGGGCTGCCGAATCGCAGCCTCGAACCCACCCTGGCCAACCGCCGGGCGCTCGCGGCGGTCTTCCGGCAGGTGCGGCCTCGGTTGATCTTCGCCCCTTACTGGGAAGACGCCCACCCCGACCACCTCGCGGCGACCAAGCTCGTCGAGGACGCCCGGTTCTGGAGCAAGCTGTCGAAGTCCGACATCCCCGGCGAGCCGTTCCACCCCGCCCGGATCTTGTACTACTTCAGCGTCCACCTGCGGATCGTCGAGCGGCCCAGCCTGGTTCTGGACGTCTCCGACGAGATCGACGCCAAGGTCGCGGCGATGCGCTGCTACCGGTCGCAGCTCGTCGACAACCAGCCCGCGGGCCGGCCCGGCGTGATCGATTCGGTCTGCGACCGCACCCGATTCTGGGGGCACATGGTGGGCGTCGGGCACGCCGAGCCGTTCGCCAGCCGCGAGCCCGTCGGCCTCGGCCGGTTGGATTCACTGCTCCTCTGA
- a CDS encoding gamma-glutamyltransferase yields MRARIVSLMTVCAVVAGGFPAEGNEPDRVASHSFLAEGRDGLVAGITGKRAVHSGIEILKRGGGAVDAAMATAMTQVVEAAGEFVSFAGMLSMVYYDASRKEYYYLNAGYNTPIEETDPLSIPGMDPRTGGGTPSGRTALVPGFMAGVQAAHDRFGKLPMAQVVEPAIALADEGFEVAPHLAGSIEYRKGVLGRLPETKRVFTKEGGAFYGQGDRFRQPELAATLRRVAERGAADMYTGAWADRFVAAVRKEGGKITLEDMKSYRATWEDPLQTTFRGRQVYAPGLSSRGGVDTVEALNLLELADLGRSGQPSRSSESLFWLMQIANNQLLSYGPEEAAKRYPGRDFAPRTRATKEHARWLWERMRQGEWLYAVRPAAGAGTNARPGHSSGVVAVDRWDNVAAVTHSINTVAWGNTGIFVAGVSIPDSASFQQDAIKQAGPGRRLPEGMNPLIVARDGRPVLASTAIGGGVHQRNLQVIAGVLEFDLDAQAAVDAPAFLLPDWSASPKTVAQVRTGAFDPKVLEGVRTLGQEVKELGRQESDMFVGYWAGIAIDPQSRRLRGAGTGELPSHAEGY; encoded by the coding sequence ATGAGAGCCCGAATCGTGTCCTTGATGACCGTCTGCGCGGTTGTCGCGGGAGGGTTTCCGGCGGAGGGCAATGAGCCCGACCGGGTCGCATCACACTCATTCCTAGCCGAAGGGCGGGACGGGCTGGTCGCGGGGATCACCGGCAAGCGAGCCGTGCACTCGGGAATCGAAATCCTGAAGCGGGGTGGCGGCGCGGTCGACGCGGCGATGGCGACCGCCATGACTCAGGTCGTCGAGGCGGCCGGGGAATTCGTCAGTTTTGCCGGCATGCTCAGCATGGTCTACTACGACGCATCAAGGAAAGAATATTACTATCTGAATGCCGGGTACAACACGCCGATCGAGGAGACCGACCCGCTCTCAATTCCCGGGATGGACCCGCGGACCGGGGGCGGGACGCCCAGCGGAAGGACCGCGCTGGTCCCTGGGTTCATGGCCGGCGTGCAGGCGGCCCACGATCGGTTCGGCAAGCTGCCGATGGCACAGGTCGTCGAGCCGGCTATCGCGCTGGCCGACGAAGGGTTCGAGGTCGCCCCGCATCTCGCCGGCTCGATCGAGTACCGCAAGGGCGTGCTGGGCCGCCTGCCCGAGACGAAGCGAGTCTTCACCAAGGAGGGCGGCGCGTTCTACGGGCAGGGCGATCGCTTCCGCCAGCCGGAGCTGGCCGCGACGCTCCGGCGCGTGGCCGAGCGGGGCGCGGCCGACATGTACACCGGCGCCTGGGCCGACCGATTCGTCGCCGCCGTCCGGAAGGAGGGGGGGAAGATCACGCTGGAAGACATGAAATCCTATCGAGCCACGTGGGAAGATCCGCTCCAAACCACCTTCCGTGGCCGGCAGGTCTATGCGCCGGGGCTCTCCTCACGGGGTGGGGTCGACACGGTCGAGGCGCTCAACCTGCTGGAACTCGCCGACCTCGGGCGATCCGGCCAGCCGTCGCGGTCGTCGGAGAGCCTGTTCTGGCTGATGCAGATCGCCAACAACCAGTTACTCAGCTACGGCCCGGAGGAGGCCGCGAAGCGATACCCAGGGCGGGATTTCGCGCCACGGACGCGGGCCACGAAGGAGCACGCCCGCTGGCTCTGGGAGCGGATGCGGCAAGGTGAGTGGCTCTATGCCGTCAGGCCGGCCGCCGGGGCCGGGACGAACGCCCGCCCCGGCCATTCGTCGGGGGTCGTGGCCGTGGATCGTTGGGACAACGTCGCGGCCGTGACCCACTCGATCAATACCGTGGCCTGGGGCAACACGGGGATCTTCGTCGCGGGCGTGTCAATCCCCGATTCCGCCTCGTTCCAGCAGGACGCCATCAAGCAGGCCGGCCCGGGCCGCCGGCTGCCGGAGGGGATGAATCCGCTGATCGTCGCCCGGGACGGACGGCCCGTCCTGGCCAGCACGGCCATCGGCGGGGGGGTACACCAGCGCAACTTGCAGGTGATCGCCGGCGTGCTGGAGTTCGACCTCGACGCGCAGGCCGCGGTCGACGCGCCCGCATTCCTGCTCCCCGACTGGTCCGCCTCTCCGAAAACTGTCGCCCAGGTACGGACCGGAGCGTTCGATCCCAAGGTTCTCGAAGGCGTCAGAACCCTCGGCCAGGAGGTCAAGGAACTAGGGCGGCAGGAGAGTGACATGTTCGTCGGCTACTGGGCCGGCATCGCCATCGACCCGCAAAGCCGACGCCTCCGCGGGGCCGGCACCGGCGAGCTACCCAGCCATGCCGAAGGGTATTAA